A segment of the Devriesea agamarum genome:
ACAGCATTTGGTCTCCAGCAGCAAGATCTGGCAGTCCAACACGAATAACAGTGCTATTGGCAACGGCGCTGATCCGTGGAAAAACATCCCTCGTCTCAATATTTTGATGCTCGGGCAGGATGCGGGCGCCGACCGAACCGGTACCAGACCTGACACCATCATGGTCGCCTCAATCGATACCAAGTCCGGTCGCACAGCGCTGTTCTCTATTCCGCGTAACCTCGAACATGTCCGTTTCCCTCCCGGTACAGCCGCAGCGAAGCGTTTCCCCAACGGTTTTAGGTATTACGGCCCCCAGCAGGACCTCATCAATGCGGTGTGGTCGTGGGCAGAGGACCAAAAGGAGCTCTTTCCCGGCGATCCCAACCCTGGGCTCACAGCGACCCGTTGGGCGGTTGAACAGACCTTGGGGCTGAAACTCGACTACTACGCGATGGTGAACCTCAAGGGCTTTGAAGACTTGGTCAATGCCATTGGGGGCGTCGATATTCAAGTGGAACGACGTATTCCAATCGGCGGTGGCAAGGATCCCGGGGCGACTCGCAGGCACCCGATTACCGGGTGGATCGAGCCCGGTTGGCAGCACCTAGATGGATATCACGCATTGTGGTACGCCCGGTCCCGTGAAGGCTCTGATGACTTCAACCGGATTTGCCGTCAGCAGCGCATGATCCGGATTGTGACCGAAGAAGCCGATCCGCTCACCCTGGCTGCGGCATTCCCGAAGCTCGTTACGGCAACGGAAAACAATATCGTCACCGATATTCCACCGGATCGTTTGGAAGCCTTCGCAAATCTCGCTCTGAAGGTCAAAAAGGCTGGTTTCCTGAGTTTGCCGCTGAACCAATCTGTGACCCCGTCGAACAAGGCCAACTGGTCGAAGATTCGCACCTGGGCCAATGAAGGTATCGAGGCTTCGCTTAAGGTCCCCGAAAACACCTCGGCCAAGGGTGGCAGTTCGTCCCCGACCCCCGGCTCGCAACCGTCTGGTTCTCCGTCGGGCTCGCCCTCGAAGAAACCGTCTGAGCCCACGTCGTCCTCTGGCACCGGTTCCTCGGCAACCCCGCAGATTGACCCCGATCCTTTGCAGTCCTGCATGCCTCAGTAAAACGGTAGAACGGGGCCTACGACGCGGCCACGGCTGACCTTGGGCTCATCTCACGTTGAGCTCATCACGAAGCGGGAGGGCTGGGATCGTCACGATCCCAGCCCTCCCGCTTAATCTTGGTGAAGCGTCGAGTTACTTTTGTTAGCCGACGATTTTTTCGTTAGTCCACTAATTGCAACAGGGCGTTCTCAATGAGCTCGGGCATTGCCGGGTGAATCCAATACTGGGTGCGCACAATATCCTGCACTCGCTGCCCGGTGCTCATGGCCTGAATCAGGATTTGAATCAGTGTCGGCGCCTCGGGGCCGATAATGTGGGCGCCGACAATGCGTCCTGTGCCGCGCTCAGCGATGATTTTCGCAAAGCCAGTGGTGTCTTCCAGCGCCCAGCCGTACGCCACCGACGAATAATCCTGATGCGCGACGACGATATCAATCCGCTGGTCACGGGCTTGTTTTTCGGTGAGGCCGACTGCCCCGATGGGCGGGTGACCGAACACAGCATGCGGCACAAACCGATGATCCGAGGTCTTGAGCGCTTCTGGATGCACCAGGTTGTGTTTGACGGTACGCAGCTCGTGGTTGGCAACATGCTTGAGCTGATAGTCACTAGAAATATCACCTAGGGCCCACACTCCTGCCACCGGTTGTCCATTCTTGAGCACCCGCTGGTATTCATCGACCGCGATCCGGCCATCTGCGTGCTGATCAAAACCAGCCT
Coding sequences within it:
- a CDS encoding LCP family protein, which encodes MTEPRPRRPRHESRGRHVAPTRRSAPARQSSTGPQPARHSSTASNTSASHGRRAHCPQEEGSLPRAAGWTVLGWLIPGLGLLPTKLRALGWVLIGLEVLAVLAVSGLILFGDPAQFALAYGTRRSVLLAGFALVIVLGLVWIVQLLLTNRIHNVRQHLRGSRMALSVALALVLVAASLFPIGKSAQYLWAAQHLVSSSKIWQSNTNNSAIGNGADPWKNIPRLNILMLGQDAGADRTGTRPDTIMVASIDTKSGRTALFSIPRNLEHVRFPPGTAAAKRFPNGFRYYGPQQDLINAVWSWAEDQKELFPGDPNPGLTATRWAVEQTLGLKLDYYAMVNLKGFEDLVNAIGGVDIQVERRIPIGGGKDPGATRRHPITGWIEPGWQHLDGYHALWYARSREGSDDFNRICRQQRMIRIVTEEADPLTLAAAFPKLVTATENNIVTDIPPDRLEAFANLALKVKKAGFLSLPLNQSVTPSNKANWSKIRTWANEGIEASLKVPENTSAKGGSSSPTPGSQPSGSPSGSPSKKPSEPTSSSGTGSSATPQIDPDPLQSCMPQ